One region of Paralichthys olivaceus isolate ysfri-2021 chromosome 12, ASM2471397v2, whole genome shotgun sequence genomic DNA includes:
- the c12h14orf28 gene encoding uncharacterized protein C14orf28 homolog: MPAEVSSLPLSSERARKHYTRLSDVHYDVRHEETPGAMESTCCVLSDNEELQTRNAENNLLSERSKTLFEEIRASINNNDKEDRSFWRPVLPWGGVFTIKAGRKAISCTPLYVKINLKNTCTIDGFLMILYVILRDNQGFPRELAVFLGKQFVECFLYLMDSCDYTTVKMLWIWDRMSKRQYRSEVHQAALEIDLFGNEHENFTKNLKNLMSTMQESLCTNWSCPARFQEFIKTTINISPPHELPHRDPIQSAMDEFLCPKLLLCSELGCDGLREFSQRVFCHGPPPFVILNMQRWKSEELSYVPYHLALCQHRYLLEGATLFNKEEHHYSAAFQIDGCWMHYDGLRSDNLILLHKPPELLLLSSLVYIRASEK; this comes from the exons ATGCCAGCGGAGGTGTCATCACTGCCACTGTCATCAGAAAGAGCTAGAAAACACTACACTCGTTTATCTGACGTTCACTACGACGTGAGACATGAAGAAACACCGGGAGCTATGGAGAGTACATGTTGTGTCCTGAGCGACAACGAAGAGCTGCAAACACGAAACGCCGAGAACAACCTCCTCTCCGAGAG GTCCAAGACGCTGTTTGAGGAAATCCGAGCCTCCATCAACAACAATGACAAGGAGGACCGCTCCTTCTGGAGGCCCGTGCTCCCCTGGGGGGGCGTCTTCACCATCAAGGCGGGACGAAAAGCCATATCATGCACACCCCTGTACGTCAAAATCAACCTGAAGAACACATGCACCATCGACGGTTTCCTCATGATCCTCTACGTGATCCTTCGGGACAACCAGGGCTTCCCCCGGGAGCTGGCTGTCTTCCTGGGCAAGCAGTTTGTGGAGTGTTTCCTCTACCTGATGGACTCCTGCGACTACACCACCGTGAAGATGCTGTGGATCTGGGACAGGATGTCCAAGAGACAGTACCGCTCAGAGGTCCACCAGGCGGCGTTGGAGATCGACCTGTTCGGCAACGAGCACGAGAACTTCACAAAGAACTTGAAGAACCTCATGTCCACCATGCAGGAGAGCCTGTGCACCAACTGGAGCTGCCCAGCGCGCTTCCAGGAGTTCATCAAGACCACCATCAACATCAG CCCTCCTCATGAGCTGCCTCACAGAGACCCCATTCAGTCAGCCATGGATGAGTTCCTCTGCCCCAAACTCTTGCTCTGCTCAGAACTGGG GTGTGATGGTCTGAGGGAGTTCTCTCAGAGGGTCTTCTGCCACGGACCCCCACCCTTTGTCATTCTGAACATGCAGCGGTGGAAGTCAGAGGAGTTGTCCTACGTTCCATACCACTTGGCTCTCTGTCAGCACAG ATACTTACTTGAGGGTGCCACACTCTTCAACAAGGAGGAGCATCACTACTCTGCAGCCTTCCAGATTGACGGCTGCTGGATGCACTATGACGGATTGAGGAGCGACAATCTGATCTTGTTACACAAGCCACCGGAGCTCTTGCTGCTGTCCTCTCTGGTCTACATCCGTGCCTCCGAGAAGTGA
- the LOC109644371 gene encoding kelch-like protein 28 encodes MDQPDQSYMFASLTRPHSEQLLQGLQLLRQDHELCDIVLRVGDAKIHAHKVVLASISPYFKAMFTGNLSEKETSEVEFQCIDETALQAIVEYAYTGTVFISQETVESLLPAANLLQVKLVLKECCSFLESQLDAGNCIGISRFAETYGCHDLCLAATKFICENFEEVCQTEEFFELTRAELDEIVSNDCLKVVTEETVFYALESWIKYDVTERQQHLAQLLHCVRLPLLSVKFLTRLYEANHLIRDDHTCKHLLNEALKYHFMPEHRLSYQTVLSARPRCAPKVLLAVGGKAGLFATLESMEMYFPQTDSWIGLAPLSVPRYEFGVAVLDHKVYVVGGIATHMRQGISYRRHESTVESWDPESNTWSSVERMAECRSTLGVVVLAGELYALGGYDGQYYLQSVEKYVPKLKEWQPVAPMTKSRSCFATAVLDGMVYAIGGYGPAHMNSVERYDPSKDAWEMVAPMADKRINFGVGVMLGFIFVVGGHNGVSHLSSIERYDPHQNQWTACRPMNEPRTGVGSAIVDNYLYVVGGHSGSSYLNTVQRYDPISDSWLDSSGMLYCRCNFGLTAL; translated from the exons ATGGACCAGCCGGACCAATCCTACATGTTTGCCAGTCTCACACGGCCTCACTCGGAGCAGCTGCTGCAAGGCCTCCAGCTCCTGCGGCAGGATCATGAACTATGTGACATTGTCCTGCGTGTGGGCGATGCCAAGATCCATGCCCACAAAGTAGTGCTGGCCAGCATAAGTCCTTACTTCAAGGCCATGTTCACGGGTAACCTGTCAGAGAAGGAGACCTCAGAGGTGGAGTTCCAGTGCATCGACGAGACTGCCTTGCAG GCCATCGTAGAATATGCCTACACTGGCACTGTGTTTATCTCCCAGGAAACAGTGGAATCTTTGCTCCCGGCTGCTAACTTACTCCAGGTTAAGCTAGTACTTAAGGAGTGCTGTTCCTTTTTAGAGAGCCAGCTGGATGCTGGGAACTGTATAGGCATCTCCCGCTTCGCAGAGACATACGGCTGTCACGATCTGTGCCTGGCTGCAACTAAGTTCATCTGTGAGAACTTTGAGGAAGTCTGTCAGACGGAGGAGTTTTTTGAACTGACGAGGGCGGAGTTGGATGAAATTGTGTCCAATGACTGCCTTAAGGTTGTCACGGAGGAGACTGTATTTTACGCCCTGGAATCGTGGATCAAATATGATGTAACTGAGAGACAGCAGCATCTGGCACAGCTGCTGCACTGTGTTCGCCTTCCACTCCTCAGCGTCAAATTCCTCACTCGCCTATATGAAGCCAACCACCTTATACGAGATGACCACACATGCAAGCACCTGCTCAATGAGGCCCTCAAATATCATTTTATGCCAGAGCACCGACTCTCCTATCAGACAGTTTTGTCAGCACGGCCCAGGTGTGCTCCAAAAGTGCTGCTTGCAGTCGGAGGCAAGGCTGGACTGTTTGCCACGTTAGAAAG CATGGAAATGTATTTCCCTCAGACAGATTCATGGATAGGACTGGCCCCTCTCAGCGTGCCACGATATGAATTCGGTGTAGCAGTGCTGGACCACAAGGTTTACGTGGTGGGAGGCATTGCTACACACATGAGACAGGGCATCAGCTATCGGAGACACGAGAGCACAGTGGAGAGCTGGGACCCCGAAAGCAACACCTGGTCCTCAGTGGAGCGCATGGCCGAGTGCCGCAGCACCCTTGGCGTGGTGGTGCTGGCAGGAGAGCTGTATGCTCTGGGGGGCTATGACGGCCAGTATTACCTGCAGTCGGTGGAGAAATATGTCCCTAAGTTGAAGGAGTGGCAGCCAGTGGCACCCATGACAAAGTCCCGCAGCTGCTTCGCCACTGCTGTGCTGGATGGCATGGTGTATGCTATTGGAGGGTATGGCCCAGCCCACATGAACAG CGTGGAGCGGTACGACCCCAGCAAGGATGCCTGGGAAATGGTAGCCCCCATGGCAGATAAGAGAATCAACTTTGGAGTCGGCGTCATGCTTGGCTTCATATTTGTGGTGGGTGGTCATAATGGAGTGTCACACCTGTCCAGCATTGAGAGGTATGATCCACACCAGAATCAGTGGACAGCCTGTCGGCCGATGAACGAGCCACGCACAG GTGTAGGTTCTGCCATTGTGGACAACTACCTCTATGTGGTGGGAGGTCACTCCGGGTCATCTTACCTGAACACTGTCCAGCGCTATGACCCCATCTCAGACAGCTGGTTGGACTCAAGCGGCATGTTGTACTGCCGTTGTAACTTTGGCCTGACTGCCCTTTGA